Proteins found in one Malassezia vespertilionis chromosome 5, complete sequence genomic segment:
- the VPS53 gene encoding Vacuolar protein sorting-associated protein 53 (EggNog:ENOG503NVVZ; COG:U; BUSCO:EOG092612AK) has product MANPRGGMAAEVNALLTPEGPTLQVADVEGALEKVYTLFAENRAEAESLRAKLHANGSALLVSERNTTMQQLFASLETLEQHTVRAESSVGEVTADIRWLDMAKRNVSLSIVTLKRLQMLVSSTFHLEQLCTGKQYREAASTLEAVQALLAFFEPHADVEYVVQQRRKVQQLREQLNTMVMHEYEQNFQQSHARFFASETVLPDAALAVEALGPKVRDTVIHWYCTRQLREYRRVFRAVDEAGQLDNVPRRYAWFKRILRTHADEHAAAFLPAWHVDQQLLVLFSEITRGDLKSVLVRHQANLDADMLLSGLNATNEFETQMARQYGKPFAEILASQGGEPHRVGTSITAVFSPYMNVFVEVQERRLAELIGQFAQPGTPTGEASAGSFAAQVANHAEEPMKVLLSSTELFWFYRQTLERCAQLGEHAPLRGLAELYAKWLKRYTASVLQPTLRLPARDADVPALCTILNTADYCAMTCTQLEQKLTEKMRAQDASTAPFSLESERDGFFAVVAGTLQYLTRVLYQSTEPAFHSLVRPETPWGQHVAVVDKSPWVDTLASALESIAVLVRQEVENKRYVRSWCDKAVGVVITRFTQAVLRIRPIRQCTAEQLCVDLHHVKGLLLELPHFSATDFGGRSQSNAAMQTHYERYVDKGIARIEPLLQVLASAKDESPSLEDVVNAYRSHIHDQSLPNFQKLLDLKGIRRLDQAPLVEEFLAAIDREATPLPTTSMLSSLQMDPNAEVYAPPEIASDKRGTNDTQQGDSEGSAFVTAPRPTTPNNLSAASRALPDWKRFGSMFGAALGREWRP; this is encoded by the coding sequence ATGGCCAACCCGCGAGGTGGCATGGCGGCAGAAGTAAATGCATTGCTCACGCCAGAAGGCCCGACACTGCAGGTTGCTGATGTAGAGGGCGCTCTGGAGAAAGTGTACacgctctttgccgagaaCCGTGCCGAAGCGGAGTCGTTACGTGCCAAGCTGCACGCAAACGGCtccgcgctgctcgtcagCGAGCGCAACACAACGATGCAGCAGTTGTTTGCGTCGTTGGAGACGCTCGAACAGCATACTGTACGCGCGGAATCGAGTGTTGGTGAAGTCACAGCCGATATCCGGTGGCTCGATATGGCGAAACGCAACGTGAGCCTGAGTATTGTGACCCTGAAACGACTCCAGATGCTGGTTAGCTCCACCTTCCACTTGGAGCAGCTGTGTACCGGGAAGCAGTACCGTGAGGCTGCGTCCACATTAGAGGCAGTGCAGGCGCTACTTGCGTTCTTTGAGCCGCACGCGGATGTGGAATATGTGGTACAGCAACGGCGCAAAGTCCAGCAgttgcgcgagcagctgaATACAATGGTGATGCACGAGTACGAGCAGAACTTCCAGCAATCGCACGCTCGATTTTTCGCGAGCGAGACCGTGCTGCcggacgcggcgctcgctgtCGAAGCGCTGGGGCCAAAAGTACGCGACACAGTGATCCATTGGTACTGTACGCGACAATTGCGCGAGTATCGGCGCGTCTTCCGCGCTGTGGACGAGGCAGGACAGCTCGATAATGTCCCGCGCCGCTATGCGTGGTTTAAGCGTATCCTCCGCACCCACGCTGAcgagcacgccgccgcgttTTTGCCCGCTTGGCACGTCGACCAGCAGCTCCTTGTACTTTTTTCTGAGATTACACGCGGCGATTTGAAGAGCGTACTTGTGCGCCATCAGGCAAATCTGGATGCGGATATGCTGCTCAGCGGGCTGAACGCGACAAACGAGTTTGAGACGCAAATGGCGCGGCAGTACGGCAAGCCGTTTGCAGAGATTTTAGCGTCGCAAGGCGGTGAGCCACATCGAGTGGGCACGAGTATCACTGCGGTATTCAGTCCTTACATGAATGTGTTTGTCGAGGTGCAGGAGCGCCGCCTCGCAGAATTGATCGGCCAGTTCGCACAGCCAGGCACACCGACAGGCGAAGCAAGCGCTGGCAGCTTTGCTGCCCAAGTCGCGAACCACGCCGAGGAGCCCATGAAAGTGCTGCTCTCCTCCACAGAGCTCTTTTGGTTCTACCGCCAAACACTGGAGCGGTGTGCacagcttggcgagcacgcgccgctgcgtgggCTTGCAGAGCTGTACGCGAAATGGCTCAAACGCTACACGGCCAGTGTGCTCCAACCAaccttgcgcttgcctGCAAGAGACGCAGACGTACCTGCATTGTGCACCATACTTAACACGGCAGATTATTGCGCCATGACCtgcacgcagctcgagcagaaACTCACGGaaaaaatgcgcgcgcaggacGCGAGCACTGCCCCTTTTTCGCTCGAGTCCGAGCGCGATGGGTTTTTTGCCGTGGTGGCGGGCACGCTCCAGTATTTGACGCGCGTATTATACCAAAGCACAGAACCTGCATTTCACAGCCTCGTGCGGCCAGAAACACCGTGGGGCCAGCACGTCGCCGTCGTGGATAAATCGCCCTGGGTCGACACGCTCGCAAGCGCTTTGGAAAGCATTGCGGTGCTCGTGCGCCAGGAAGTAGAAAACAAACGCTacgtgcgcagctggtGCGACAAGGCGGTCGGCGTCGTTATTACGCGCTTCACACaggccgtgctgcgcatccgTCCAATTCGACAATGTACggccgagcagctctgCGTGGATTTGCACCATGTAAAGGGtttgctgctcgagctgccGCATTTTTCCGCGACGGATTTCGGTGGGCGGTCGCAGAGTAAtgcggcgatgcagacaCACTATGAGCGATACGTGGACAAGGGCATTGCGCGGATTGAGCCGCTCTTGCAGGTACTTGCGAGTGCGAAAGACGAGTCGCCGTCGCTCGAAGACGTAGTCAATGCTTACCGCTCTCACATCCACGACCAGTCCTTGCCTAACTTCCAAAAGCTACTCGACTTGAAAGGAATACGCCGTTTGGACCAAGCCCCACTGGTGGAAGAATTTTTAGCGGCGATCGATCGAGAAgccacgccgctgccgacTACGTCCATGCTCTCGTCTTTGCAGATGGACCCGAATGCGGAAGTGTATGCACCACCGGAGATTGCGAGCGATAAAAGGGGCACGAATGATACCCAGCAGGGCGATAGCGAAGGATCTGCATTCGTAACAGCGCCGAGGCCAACTA